One region of Pseudomonas glycinae genomic DNA includes:
- a CDS encoding D-arabinono-1,4-lactone oxidase has product MACNPALGQLMRAPRLIPWRNWSGGQSCLPAARVAPKNLDELTAVIQQAPGKIRPVGSAHSFSALVPTDGTLLSLSYFNGLLDHDPKTLQAEFAAGTPMSRMGTPLKDIGQALQNMADIDYQTLAGAISTSTHGTGKTFQSYSAHVCGMQLVTANGEVLDCDSQRHPEVFTAARVSLGALGVATKIRLQNRPAYRLRETQWIAKTEELLEDIDKNTSENQHWEMLVVTHSDYALSIALNETTDPPTPPIPPEEEGGNEFVTLIEKIDKYGSDFPNLRSSLLNSLRHLASFDDRVGDSFDIYANVRTVRFNEMEYSVPAEHGPACLREILKLIRDKDLRTWFPIEYRYVKADDIPLSMFEGRDSCSISVHQHYQMDHHNFFAAVEPIFWKYNGRPHWGKLHTLNARTLQTLYPRWQEFIQIRQALDPNGKFLNGHLSSILGVS; this is encoded by the coding sequence CTGGCCTGCAATCCGGCGCTGGGCCAGTTGATGCGCGCACCTCGGCTGATTCCCTGGCGCAACTGGTCGGGCGGGCAGAGTTGCCTGCCGGCGGCGCGAGTGGCACCGAAGAATCTGGATGAACTGACCGCAGTGATTCAGCAGGCACCGGGCAAGATTCGCCCGGTCGGCTCGGCGCATTCCTTCAGCGCGCTGGTGCCCACCGATGGCACGTTACTGTCCCTGAGCTACTTCAACGGCCTGCTCGATCACGACCCGAAAACCCTGCAAGCCGAATTCGCTGCCGGCACGCCGATGTCGCGCATGGGCACGCCGCTCAAGGACATCGGCCAGGCCCTGCAGAACATGGCCGATATCGATTACCAGACCCTCGCCGGGGCGATTTCCACCTCCACCCACGGCACCGGCAAAACCTTCCAGTCCTACTCGGCCCACGTCTGCGGGATGCAGCTGGTGACCGCCAACGGCGAGGTGCTGGATTGCGATAGCCAGCGTCATCCCGAGGTATTCACCGCGGCTCGAGTGTCCCTCGGCGCGCTGGGCGTGGCGACCAAAATCCGTCTGCAAAACCGTCCGGCCTATCGCCTGCGGGAAACCCAGTGGATCGCCAAGACCGAAGAGCTGCTGGAAGACATCGACAAGAACACAAGCGAAAACCAGCACTGGGAAATGCTCGTCGTCACCCATTCCGACTACGCCTTGTCGATCGCCCTCAACGAAACCACCGACCCGCCCACGCCGCCGATTCCGCCCGAAGAGGAGGGCGGCAACGAATTTGTGACCCTGATCGAGAAGATCGACAAGTACGGCAGCGATTTCCCGAACCTGCGCAGTTCGCTGCTCAACAGCCTGCGGCATCTGGCGAGTTTCGATGATCGGGTCGGCGACTCGTTCGACATCTACGCCAACGTGCGCACCGTGCGTTTCAACGAGATGGAATATTCGGTGCCCGCCGAACACGGCCCGGCCTGCCTGCGGGAGATTCTCAAACTGATCCGCGACAAGGACCTGCGCACCTGGTTTCCCATCGAGTACCGCTACGTCAAGGCCGACGACATTCCGCTGAGCATGTTCGAAGGCCGCGACAGCTGCTCGATCTCGGTTCACCAGCATTACCAGATGGACCATCACAACTTCTTCGCTGCTGTCGAGCCGATCTTCTGGAAGTACAACGGTCGTCCGCACTGGGGCAAGTTGCACACGCTCAATGCCCGCACGTTGCAGACGTTGTACCCGCGCTGGCAGGAGTTCATTCAGATACGCCAGGCCCTGGACCCAAACGGCAAGTTTCTCAACGGGCATCTGTCGTCGATTCTGGGGGTGAGCTGA